One Acetobacter oryzoeni genomic window, GGCCTTGGCTATTGGTGAGGCCGTGGCGCAGGGGCGTGGTGTAAAGCTGGCAGACGTGCGTGAAAGTGGGCGTGATGGCCATACTGGCCCCCGCAAGGAAGGGGCTATTGGCTTTGCAGCTTTGCGCGGTGGGCAGATTGTGGGCGAACATGAAGTATTGTTCACATCAGCGGATGAGCAGATTGTTCTGGGGCACCGCGCCTTTGATCGGCGCATTTTTGCCACTGGTGCGGTGCGTGCCGCAAAGTGGGTAAAAGGGCACAAACCCGGCCTTTACAGCATGGAAGACGTGCTGGGCCTGCCCCCACTATAAGGCCAGCTTAAAGGGGCGGGCAGCGTCCGCCCCGCGTTGGGTGCAAGGCTGAAAACGGCGTTTCTTACTGGCCTGTTTGGCCAATACTCTTGACCGCTGCTTGCTATCCCTTCATACGACCTCGTCCCCCCTTTTTTAGGGCGGGCTTCTGTTTCCTTTTTCACAGTGCGTGGGGCAAACGGCACCATCATGCGTAAAGACGGCGATTTTCTGTTTACTTCGGAGTCTGTTTCCGAAGGCCATCCCGATAAAGTTGCTGACCGGATCAGCGATACCGTTCTGGACGCTTATCTTGCGGCAGATCCGGAAGCCCGCGTTGCCTGTGAAACGCTGGTAACCACCAACCGCATCATTCTTGCGGGTGAAGTACGTGGCCCATCTTCCGTTACATCGGACAAGCTGATTGAACTGGCGCGCGAAGCTGTCAAAGATATCGGTTACGATCAGGAAGGTTTCTCCTGGCGCCGTGCGGAAGCTGCCAATTACCTGCATGCGCAGTCTGCTGATATTGCAGTAGGCGTTGATAGCGCAGGTGAAAAAGACGAAGGCGCAGGCGATCAGGGGATCATGTTCGGGTATGCCTCGAACGAAACCGATACCCTTATGCCAGCTCCCATCTACTATGCGCACCGCATTCTGCATGAAATGCGTGATCTGCGCCGTGCGGGTGACCCGATTGTGGCAGGCCTGCAGCCGGATGCCAAAAGCCAGGTGACCCTGCGCTACGTCAATGGCCGCCCGGTTGGTGCAACCTCTGTGGTGATTTCCACCCAGCATGATGAAGGCATCAATCAGGAAGAACTGCGTGGCCGTCTGGGCCAGGTGGTTAAGAATGTGCTGCCAGAAGGTTGGGTGCCGCCGGAAAAAGAATTCTACGTCAACCCCACGGGTGTGTTCGTAATTGGCGGCCCGGATGGTGACTGCGGGCTGACAGGCCGTAAGATTATTGTGGATACCTATGGTGGTGCAGCCCCGCATGGTGGTGGTGCATTCTCCGGTAAGGACCCCACGAAGGTGGACCGTTCCGCAGCTTATGCCTGCCGCTATCTGGCTAAAAACGTTGTGGCCGCTGGTCTGGCAGACCGTTGCACCATTCAGCTTTCCTACGCCATTGGCGTGTCTCATCCGCTGTCCGTCTATGTGGATCTGGATGAAACCGGTAAAGATGTAGATGAAAACCGTCTGGGTGACGTGCTGCGTGAAGTGATGGATCTTACCCCGCGTGGTATCCGTAAGCACCTGCGCCTGAATCGTCCGATTTATGCTGTGACATCTGCTTATGGTCACTTTGGCCGCCAGCCAGATGCCAAGCTGGACACCTTTACGTGGGAACAGACCGATCTGGTTGATGCCCTGCGTAGCGCGCTGAACCGCTAAGTTTAGGGCGTTTTGTTCATGGCGGAGGCTAAAGGTTCGGCTGAAAATGGTCAGCCTGTGGTAGCAGATGTTAAACCCCCGCCGGAGCGGCTGTACGGCCGCCAGCGCGGGCATCCGTTGCGCCCCCGTCAGGAACGGCTGCTGGATGAAACCCTGCCGCGTATGCGCTTTCCGCTAGAGCGCGCGGCAGATCCGGCTTCTGTTTTTGGCCATAAGCCAGAACAGATCTGGTTTGAGGTTGGCTTTGGTGGTGGTGAGCACGTGCTTGCCCAAACCAATGCACACCCCGAAGTGGGGTATATTGCCTCCGAAGTTTTCCATAATGGTTTGTGCTCCCTGTTAAGCCGCCTTGTGCCGGTGGGGGAAGAAGCAACGGCTCCCGTGCCAGAAATGCTGCGGCTGTGGGATGATGACGCCCGGCAAGTGCTGAATGTGCTGCCCGATGCGTGTCTGGACAGGTTGTTCCTGATGTTTCCAGATCCGTGGCCCAAGGCACGCCATGCCAAGCGGCGCTTTGTGCATCCGCAAAATGTGGCGTTGGCCGCCCGTGTGCTTAAGCCCGGTGCCGTGTGGCGCGTTGCTAGTGATGATCCTACCTATCAGGCATGGGTGCAGGAAGTTATGGCAGCTCAGGATTACTTTGAAGCGCCAAAACCCGTTTTAACCCGGCCGGAAGGCTGGTTCCCCACGCGGTATGAGGCCAAGGCCATTGCTGCTGGCCGCCAGCCTATGTACTGGACATTTACCCGCCGCTAAGGCGGGTTTTGTCGTTTTTTACCCCTCGGCTGATGGTCTGCATGTGACATGTTGGGTCATCAGCCCGCATTACGTTTTTGCCATGCGAAAGGTCCGCCATGAGCCAGACGACGCTGCCTATCCGTCGTGCCCTTGTTTCTGTTTCCGATAAAACAGGTCTGCTTGATCTTGCCCGCGCTCTTGCGGCGCAGGGGGCAGAAATTCTTTCTACCGGGGGGTCTGCCAAGGCGCTGCGCGATGCAGGCATCCCTGTTACGGAAGTTTCGGATTACACGGGCTTTCCCGAAATTCTGGATGGCCGGGTAAAAACACTGGTGCCCAAAATCCATGGTGGCATTCTGGGCCGGCGTGATCTTCCTGCGCACGTGGCCCAGATGGAAGAACACGGCATTGGCCCGATCGATCTGGTGGCTGTCAATCTGTATCCGTTTGAAAAAACGGTTGCTTCTGGCGCAGATGCAGACACCTGCATTGAAAACATTGATATCGGTGGCCCTGCACTTATTCGCGCAGCCGCCAAAAACCATGCCCATGTGGTGGTGCTGACAGATCCGGCCCAGTATGAAGGGCTGATTGATGCGTTGGGTGATGGCGGTACCACGTTGGAAATGCGCCGTGCCTATGCTGGTGCTGCGTATGCCCGTACTGCTGCGTATGATGCCGCCATTGCTGCATGGTTTGCCAAGCAGGCTCAGCAGCCTTTCCCCGAACGCTTCATTATGGCTGGCCAGCGTGCGGAAATTCTGCGTTACGGTGAAAACCCGCACCAGAAGGCCGCTTTCTATCGTGATGGCACAGTGCGCCCCGGCGTGGCTACGGCACAGCAGGTGCAGGGTAAGTCTCTCTCTTATAACAACATCAATGATACCGATGCTGCGTTTGAGGCTGTTGCCGAATTTGATAGCCCGGCCGTTGTGATTGTAAAACATGCCAACCCTTGTGGCGTGGCTGTTGCACCTTCACTGACAGCCGCGTGGGATCAGGCTCTGCGGTGCGATCCGGTTTCTGCCTTTGGGGGCATTGTGGCCCTAAACCGCACGCTGGATGCGGCTACGGCAGAAAAGATTTCCACTATCTTTACGGAAGTGATTGTGGCTCCAGATGCGGAAGAAGATGCCAAGGCGCTTCTGTCTCGCAAAAAGAACCTGCGTCTGCTGCTAACCGGTGGCCTGCCTAACCCTGCGGCAGAAGGCATTGTGGTGCGTTCTGTAGCCGGTGGTTTTTTGGCGCAAACGCGTGATAACGGCCAGATCAGCCGTGAAGGCCTGAAGGTGGTGACAAAGCGCGCCCCTACGGAACAGGAAATGCAGGATCTGATCTTTGCATTCCGCGTGGCCAAGCACGTTAAGTCTAACGCTATTGTGTACGCCAAGGATGGCGCCACAGTGGGCATTGGCGCTGGCCAGATGAGCCGTGTGGATTCTGCGCGTATTGCGGCTTCCAAAAGTGGTGAGGCCGCAAAGGCTGCCGGGCAGGATACGCCGCTTACGCAGGGTTCTGTTGCTGCGTCTGATGCGTTCTTCCCGTTTGCAGATGGTCTGGAAACCATTGTTGCCGCTGGGGCCACTGCGGTTATTCAGCCGGGTGGTTCCATCCGTGATAACGAGGTGATTGCCGCAGCAGATGCCGCCGGTATTGCCATGGTGTTTACTGGTATGCGCCATTTCCGCCACTGACACGCTTTTCCCGCTCTTGCGGGAATGACAGTTCGTGGCAAAGAATAGGGCCACGAATCTCACGCAATGCTGTCCCCCGTGCACATATGGGCGGGGGCGGCGTTTCATAATCGGTTGGGCTATGCGCTATCTGCTTTCTTTGTCTGCTGCATTATTGGTGTCTTCCGTGGCTGTAGCCGCGCCAGCACATAAAACGCCTGCCTCCAAGGCAGAGTCCTTTTCTGCTCGGCAGACACACACAGAAAAGCAGGCAGATGGTGTATATGATCTTTCTGGCTTGCCTTCCTTTAGCGGTAAGGTCGCGCAGTTTCTGCCATCCCCTCATGGGGGTGTGTTTGGGCTGGTGCTGGAAGATGGCACGCAGGTTTTTGTTTCCCCAGAACAAACGCATGCATTGGCTGGGCTGGTTAAACCGGGGGATATTATTTCTATCCGCGGGTTAAAAGGCCGCACATTGCCTATTATTCGGGCGTTTGGAATTACCAGCCCGCGTGGCCGTGGCATGCAGGACAATTTTATTGCCATGCCCGTGCACTCTACTGAAATGATTGCTGGCCCGGATTTGGTGCTGCATGGCGAAATCTGGCAGCAGCTTTACAATGCCAATGGGGAACTTTCCGGTGTGATTTTGAAAGATCACTCCGTTATCTGCATTACCCCGCGTGAAGCTGCGCGTGTGGCTAATCTGCTTACACCGGGCCAAATGCTCTATGCTGTTGGCACAGGCAGTAGTGGTGAGCTTGGCACGGCCATTGATGCACGAGAAATTGGTACATCAGCCGAAAAAATGGTGGGTATTGCTGTGGGTGATGCGCCGCCACCCGGCCCACCTGCTGGCAGCCCGGCTTATGATATTATTCCCGGTGCAGAAGAACACTAAAGTCGCCCTATAGGCGTGCAGCGTAAGCGCAAAGTGGCAAGCAAACTGTTGCCGCTTTTGTGCGTTAGCCTTTCTACTACAGGTGACTAACAGTCATACGTGTTGACGTGTGGCGGAAGGGAGAAAGTAGATGGCTATTTTACGCTGGGTTCTGATTTTTCTAATTTTTGCCCTTCTGGCATCCATATTCGGGTTTTCTGGCGCGGCAGGCAACTTTACAGAAATAGCTAAAATTCTGCTGTTTGTGTTTGTGGTGCTGCTGGTAATCAGCCTCTTTTTTGGCCGTACACCCCGAACCTGATTTCAGCCTTTATTCAGATGTGTTGTGTGGTGTGCGGTGGGCTGCCGTGCACCACAGCACACCTGTTATCAGGCAGATAATGGCGCAAAACTCTACAAGACTGGGCCAGCGATGCGCCCATACAAAGCTGTAAAGCAGGGCAAACAGCGTTTCAAAAATAATCATTTGCCCGGAAAGCGTGAGCGGCAGCAGGCGGGAGGCTCGGTTCCATAACCCGTTGGCCACCACAGAAGCCAAAAGCGCCGTAGCACTACACACGCCCCAAAAACGTGCCCAATCTAGCCAGGCATGGGGCGCAGCATGCAAAACAAAGGCAGGAATAACCAGCACAAGAGCAAGTGCGCCGGTAACAACGCCTGTTAGCAGAGACCAGTCATGGTCACTCACGGTAGAGGTTTTTAACAGCCAGCGCGTGTTTTCAACGGCATATAATGTCCATGATGCCAAAGCCCCTACAGCACAAAGCAATCCAATAACTTGGGTAGAAAAAGCCACCGGGTGCGCCGGAGTGGCTGCTGCATGAGCTGTAAAACTGCGCGAGACAATAAGCAGA contains:
- a CDS encoding DUF1328 domain-containing protein, which encodes MAILRWVLIFLIFALLASIFGFSGAAGNFTEIAKILLFVFVVLLVISLFFGRTPRT
- the metK gene encoding methionine adenosyltransferase, giving the protein MRKDGDFLFTSESVSEGHPDKVADRISDTVLDAYLAADPEARVACETLVTTNRIILAGEVRGPSSVTSDKLIELAREAVKDIGYDQEGFSWRRAEAANYLHAQSADIAVGVDSAGEKDEGAGDQGIMFGYASNETDTLMPAPIYYAHRILHEMRDLRRAGDPIVAGLQPDAKSQVTLRYVNGRPVGATSVVISTQHDEGINQEELRGRLGQVVKNVLPEGWVPPEKEFYVNPTGVFVIGGPDGDCGLTGRKIIVDTYGGAAPHGGGAFSGKDPTKVDRSAAYACRYLAKNVVAAGLADRCTIQLSYAIGVSHPLSVYVDLDETGKDVDENRLGDVLREVMDLTPRGIRKHLRLNRPIYAVTSAYGHFGRQPDAKLDTFTWEQTDLVDALRSALNR
- a CDS encoding OB-fold nucleic acid binding domain-containing protein, which translates into the protein MRYLLSLSAALLVSSVAVAAPAHKTPASKAESFSARQTHTEKQADGVYDLSGLPSFSGKVAQFLPSPHGGVFGLVLEDGTQVFVSPEQTHALAGLVKPGDIISIRGLKGRTLPIIRAFGITSPRGRGMQDNFIAMPVHSTEMIAGPDLVLHGEIWQQLYNANGELSGVILKDHSVICITPREAARVANLLTPGQMLYAVGTGSSGELGTAIDAREIGTSAEKMVGIAVGDAPPPGPPAGSPAYDIIPGAEEH
- the purH gene encoding bifunctional phosphoribosylaminoimidazolecarboxamide formyltransferase/IMP cyclohydrolase; protein product: MSQTTLPIRRALVSVSDKTGLLDLARALAAQGAEILSTGGSAKALRDAGIPVTEVSDYTGFPEILDGRVKTLVPKIHGGILGRRDLPAHVAQMEEHGIGPIDLVAVNLYPFEKTVASGADADTCIENIDIGGPALIRAAAKNHAHVVVLTDPAQYEGLIDALGDGGTTLEMRRAYAGAAYARTAAYDAAIAAWFAKQAQQPFPERFIMAGQRAEILRYGENPHQKAAFYRDGTVRPGVATAQQVQGKSLSYNNINDTDAAFEAVAEFDSPAVVIVKHANPCGVAVAPSLTAAWDQALRCDPVSAFGGIVALNRTLDAATAEKISTIFTEVIVAPDAEEDAKALLSRKKNLRLLLTGGLPNPAAEGIVVRSVAGGFLAQTRDNGQISREGLKVVTKRAPTEQEMQDLIFAFRVAKHVKSNAIVYAKDGATVGIGAGQMSRVDSARIAASKSGEAAKAAGQDTPLTQGSVAASDAFFPFADGLETIVAAGATAVIQPGGSIRDNEVIAAADAAGIAMVFTGMRHFRH
- a CDS encoding DMT family transporter; protein product: MTSSRSLTLGVLNGMGSGALWGTVFIVPLLLHDFTSLQMTAGRYIVYGLISLALLLPRWNILKNILGKAEWIALIRLSILGNVLYYILLSTAITTVGGPVTTLIIGFLPIAVLIMGIRAGSSIRIKQIAAPMSLSIIGILLIVSRSFTAHAAATPAHPVAFSTQVIGLLCAVGALASWTLYAVENTRWLLKTSTVSDHDWSLLTGVVTGALALVLVIPAFVLHAAPHAWLDWARFWGVCSATALLASVVANGLWNRASRLLPLTLSGQMIIFETLFALLYSFVWAHRWPSLVEFCAIICLITGVLWCTAAHRTPHNTSE
- the trmB gene encoding tRNA (guanine(46)-N(7))-methyltransferase TrmB, which translates into the protein MAEAKGSAENGQPVVADVKPPPERLYGRQRGHPLRPRQERLLDETLPRMRFPLERAADPASVFGHKPEQIWFEVGFGGGEHVLAQTNAHPEVGYIASEVFHNGLCSLLSRLVPVGEEATAPVPEMLRLWDDDARQVLNVLPDACLDRLFLMFPDPWPKARHAKRRFVHPQNVALAARVLKPGAVWRVASDDPTYQAWVQEVMAAQDYFEAPKPVLTRPEGWFPTRYEAKAIAAGRQPMYWTFTRR